The Pseudarthrobacter sp. NS4 genome includes a window with the following:
- the cls gene encoding cardiolipin synthase has protein sequence MLWPFSLAGSEPTWIVVLLAVADLLIRVLAVGIIPGNRRPTTAMAWLLGIFFVPFVGIILFLLFGNFQLSKRRREQQQQVNERVRAGISSLADVESDYPGPEWVRSAAELNRRLGSLPMVDGNAVDLIPGYPDSLLAMTEAVRKAKKFVNAEFYIMSTDHITDDLLTALEEAAERGVEVRVLFDHIGTLRVQGYKNLLKRLKAGKIQWKRMLPLLPIHGQWRRPDLRNHRKIMVIDGEIAFTGSQNLIEPSYNNRRHRKAGREWVELMACLRGPIVTTLNVVFATDWLSETDESLEHQLQLPANAHPGDVTAQVVPSGPGFITENNLRLFNTLIYSAQHRISICSPYFVPDDSLLYAITTAAQRGVDVELFVSEKGDQFLVHHAQRSYYEALLEAGVRIYLYKAPFVLHAKHFTIDDEVAVLGSSNMDMRSFSLNLEVSVMLLGAGIVTEMRAVEDTYRDISEELRLSDWVKRPLAARYVDNVARLTATVQ, from the coding sequence GTGTTGTGGCCATTTTCGCTTGCCGGTTCCGAGCCGACATGGATTGTGGTGCTGCTGGCCGTTGCCGACCTGCTGATCCGGGTGCTGGCCGTGGGCATCATCCCCGGCAACCGGCGGCCCACCACGGCGATGGCCTGGCTGCTGGGCATCTTCTTCGTCCCGTTTGTGGGCATCATCCTGTTCCTGCTGTTCGGCAACTTCCAGCTGTCAAAGCGCCGCCGGGAGCAGCAGCAACAGGTCAACGAGAGGGTACGCGCCGGTATCTCATCCCTCGCCGACGTCGAAAGCGACTACCCCGGCCCGGAATGGGTGAGGTCCGCCGCGGAGCTGAACCGCAGGCTTGGATCCCTGCCCATGGTGGATGGAAACGCGGTGGACCTGATCCCGGGCTACCCGGACTCCCTCCTGGCCATGACGGAAGCCGTACGGAAGGCGAAGAAGTTCGTCAACGCCGAGTTTTACATCATGAGCACGGACCACATCACGGACGACCTGCTTACCGCCCTGGAGGAAGCTGCCGAGCGGGGCGTGGAAGTGCGGGTGCTTTTCGACCATATCGGCACGCTCCGGGTGCAGGGGTACAAGAACCTCCTCAAGCGCCTCAAAGCCGGCAAAATCCAGTGGAAGCGCATGCTCCCGCTCCTGCCCATCCATGGCCAGTGGCGCCGGCCCGACCTCCGGAACCACCGCAAGATCATGGTGATCGACGGCGAAATCGCCTTCACGGGCTCCCAAAACCTGATCGAGCCCTCCTACAACAACAGGCGCCACCGCAAGGCCGGCCGCGAATGGGTGGAGCTGATGGCGTGCCTGCGCGGACCTATCGTCACCACCCTGAACGTTGTCTTCGCTACCGACTGGCTCAGTGAGACCGACGAGTCCCTGGAGCACCAGCTGCAGCTTCCGGCGAACGCCCACCCCGGTGACGTCACGGCACAGGTGGTCCCCAGCGGCCCCGGGTTCATCACCGAAAACAACCTGCGGCTCTTCAACACCCTGATCTATTCGGCGCAGCACCGGATCTCGATCTGCAGCCCCTACTTCGTGCCGGACGATTCGCTGCTTTACGCCATCACAACCGCTGCCCAGCGTGGCGTGGACGTTGAGCTGTTCGTGTCCGAGAAGGGGGACCAGTTCCTGGTCCACCATGCCCAGCGCTCCTACTACGAGGCGCTGTTGGAAGCCGGAGTCCGGATCTACCTCTACAAGGCGCCGTTCGTGCTGCATGCCAAGCACTTCACCATCGACGACGAAGTGGCGGTCCTGGGCTCCAGCAACATGGACATGCGCTCCTTCTCGCTCAACCTGGAGGTGTCCGTGATGCTGCTGGGCGCCGGGATCGTCACCGAAATGCGGGCCGTGGAGGACACCTACCGGGACATTTCCGAAGAACTTCGGCTCTCGGACTGGGTCAAGCGGCCGCTGGCCGCGCGGTACGTGGACAACGTGGCCCGGCTGACGGCAACCGTGCAGTAA
- a CDS encoding pyridoxamine 5'-phosphate oxidase family protein has translation MTSHVQPTENLTFDECWELLDGDALGRLALVVDDHPEIFPVNYVVHRRSIVFRTAGVTKLWNAKSERPAALEIDGYDPQTEEAFSVVVRGDTEIIEDQAEKDAVDSLGLEPWQPGEKAHYIRLSARAMTGRRFRVNQPDIWNTRIQDRRRSSFE, from the coding sequence ATGACTTCTCACGTGCAGCCAACCGAGAACCTGACGTTTGATGAGTGTTGGGAGTTGCTCGACGGCGACGCCCTGGGCCGCCTGGCACTTGTGGTGGACGACCATCCCGAGATCTTCCCGGTCAACTACGTGGTTCACCGACGCAGCATTGTTTTCCGGACCGCCGGGGTCACCAAATTGTGGAACGCCAAGTCGGAAAGGCCGGCGGCCCTGGAGATCGACGGGTATGACCCCCAGACGGAAGAGGCATTCAGCGTGGTGGTCCGCGGGGACACCGAAATCATTGAGGACCAGGCCGAAAAGGACGCCGTGGATTCGCTGGGCCTGGAGCCATGGCAACCGGGCGAGAAGGCCCATTACATCCGGCTGTCGGCCCGGGCCATGACGGGGCGCCGCTTCAGGGTCAACCAGCCGGACATCTGGAACACCCGGATCCAGGACCGGCGACGGTCTTCCTTCGAGTAG
- a CDS encoding low molecular weight protein-tyrosine-phosphatase: MNSASSPYRVIAVCTGNICRSPMAELMLRAALEREGLDGLVEVDSAGTTGYEAGRPIDPRAARRLAATQLASELHIAREWIPDWFRERDLILALDVDHYAWLSEAAPDSGSLDKIRMLRSFDPNVADRDMLDQGIEDPWYGGHADFDLVWRQINSALPGLVDHIRTALLQDLHLQRQTL, translated from the coding sequence ATGAACTCAGCGTCGAGCCCATACCGCGTCATTGCCGTCTGTACAGGCAACATCTGCCGCTCCCCCATGGCTGAACTTATGCTGAGGGCAGCCTTGGAGCGCGAGGGGCTGGATGGACTGGTGGAGGTGGACTCGGCCGGGACTACCGGCTACGAGGCGGGCAGGCCCATCGACCCCCGCGCTGCCCGGAGACTGGCCGCCACGCAACTGGCCTCCGAGCTGCACATTGCCAGGGAATGGATCCCCGACTGGTTCCGCGAAAGGGATTTGATCCTGGCCCTGGACGTCGACCACTACGCCTGGCTGAGCGAAGCAGCCCCTGACAGCGGGTCGCTGGACAAGATCCGCATGCTGCGCAGCTTCGATCCAAACGTTGCGGACCGGGACATGCTGGACCAGGGCATCGAAGACCCCTGGTATGGCGGGCACGCTGATTTCGACCTCGTCTGGCGCCAGATCAACAGCGCCCTGCCGGGCCTCGTGGACCATATCAGGACCGCGCTGCTCCAGGACCTCCATCTGCAGAGGCAAACCCTGTGA
- a CDS encoding LysE family transporter, translating to MQFSLWLALAGAGALISFTPGAGAINTMNNSLNAGFRRSIWGILGQQAALVVHVVIVALGVGVLVASSPVAFNVIRYAGAAYLVYLGIRQFLSKPTIEEEHASALRNEPAWSIFRRGLWVNLLNPKAIVFFLAFMPQFIRPEQPLFAQYAVLTATIVAIDILVMWFFFAAAARSFQRFTQSARGQLVLSKVFGVLFVAVGILLALIH from the coding sequence GTGCAATTTTCCCTCTGGCTGGCCCTGGCCGGCGCCGGCGCCCTGATCAGCTTCACGCCCGGGGCCGGGGCCATCAACACCATGAACAACTCCTTGAACGCGGGATTCAGGCGCTCGATCTGGGGAATCCTGGGGCAACAGGCAGCCCTGGTGGTCCACGTGGTGATCGTCGCGCTGGGCGTCGGCGTGCTGGTTGCCAGTTCCCCGGTGGCTTTCAACGTCATCCGCTACGCTGGCGCCGCTTATCTCGTATACCTGGGCATCCGCCAGTTCCTCAGCAAGCCAACCATCGAAGAGGAACACGCTTCGGCACTCCGGAACGAACCCGCCTGGTCAATCTTCCGGCGCGGGCTGTGGGTCAACCTGCTGAACCCGAAGGCCATCGTCTTCTTCCTGGCGTTCATGCCGCAGTTCATCAGGCCCGAACAGCCCCTCTTCGCGCAGTATGCGGTGCTCACCGCCACCATCGTGGCCATCGACATCCTGGTCATGTGGTTCTTTTTCGCGGCAGCAGCAAGGTCCTTCCAGCGGTTCACGCAGAGCGCCCGCGGGCAGCTGGTGCTCAGCAAGGTGTTTGGCGTGCTGTTTGTCGCTGTCGGAATCCTGCTTGCCCTGATCCATTAG
- a CDS encoding aminodeoxychorismate lyase yields the protein MTSPAPVVLVFLDPAYPDGRLADASKPQLLVTDQGATRGDGIFETMLAVRGTVRKLQAHLDRLDGSAEALDLKIPGQDEWRRAIASGLAEHGSQHPPAAASDDELVVKLVVTRGVEGAPAPTAWVQVSPVGAAGRRQRETGIDVILLDRGYDSDAAERAPWLLLGAKTLSYAVNMAALRHAHKQGADDVIFYSSDGRVLEGPTSTVLLAHVEKSDDGTSVKRLITPQLDSGILAGTSQEALFTAAKAAGWELGYGPLEPQDLLDADAVWLISSIRLLAPVNRIDGKEIGTPSLKKELTAELNELFAGIQ from the coding sequence ATGACCTCTCCAGCTCCCGTGGTTCTCGTTTTCCTCGATCCCGCCTACCCGGACGGCCGGCTGGCCGATGCCTCCAAGCCCCAGCTGTTGGTCACGGACCAGGGTGCCACGCGTGGTGACGGCATCTTTGAAACCATGCTCGCGGTGCGGGGAACCGTGCGGAAGCTGCAGGCGCACCTGGACCGGCTGGACGGTTCCGCCGAAGCGCTGGACCTCAAGATTCCGGGCCAGGATGAGTGGCGGCGCGCCATCGCGTCGGGCCTTGCCGAACACGGGTCACAGCACCCACCCGCCGCTGCTTCGGACGATGAGCTGGTGGTCAAGCTGGTAGTGACCCGCGGCGTCGAGGGCGCGCCAGCCCCCACCGCCTGGGTCCAGGTATCGCCGGTCGGGGCGGCTGGGCGCCGGCAGCGCGAAACGGGCATCGATGTGATCCTGCTTGACCGTGGTTACGACAGCGATGCCGCGGAGCGCGCCCCGTGGCTTCTCCTGGGCGCCAAGACACTCTCCTACGCCGTCAACATGGCAGCACTGCGCCACGCACACAAGCAGGGCGCCGACGACGTCATCTTCTACTCCTCCGATGGTCGGGTTCTGGAAGGCCCCACGTCCACCGTGCTGCTGGCGCATGTGGAAAAGTCCGACGACGGCACCTCCGTCAAGCGCCTCATCACCCCTCAGCTGGACAGCGGGATTTTGGCCGGGACGTCCCAGGAAGCCCTGTTCACGGCAGCCAAGGCTGCGGGCTGGGAGCTGGGCTACGGTCCGCTGGAACCCCAGGACCTGCTGGATGCGGACGCGGTGTGGCTGATCTCCAGCATCCGGCTGCTGGCTCCGGTGAACCGCATCGACGGCAAGGAAATCGGCACCCCTTCCCTCAAGAAGGAGCTGACTGCCGAACTGAACGAGCTGTTCGCCGGCATCCAGTAG
- the pabB gene encoding aminodeoxychorismate synthase component I, translating to MIPAPVIIAIDGRSGAGKTTLAVELAARLRAHHKVSLFHLEDIYPGWNGLAAGVERYVSTVLTPLSRGETATWISWDWEKHYDGDSRVTIPAEIVIVEGVGAASAEARPLLNAVIWAESPDDVRRTRALDRDGATYEPYWDQWAAQETEWLAGDDVPQHADVRVHNLADGSAVTDLLQLLPYLPALAPVLAPELSARRGLRLRSERLDRFPDSALLFRSLYGGSANAVWLDSSNAEAAGLHPGSKDPSERTAAERSRFSIMADDGGTFGQSVTHRSGESLISAGCVTARVNGPFFRWLDTVWGRRAVRAPKDYPGQFTLGWLGCLGYELKRETGGADLPASTPDAALIFAGRAVVLDHAEGTAWLLALEAPDAGDWLETAAAAVEEACAPREAGGSTGVVRPVAPAFTSRDTGPEYLKKIASAQHEIAQGNTYEVCLTTTLEARVPANPLDGWGIYLALRGRNPAPFASFLRLGNLTVASTSPERFLRIASDGGMRAEPIKGTRRRAADEEEDARLRSDLATSLKDRAENIMIVDLLRNDLSHFAVPGSVTVSRLCAIESYATVHQMVSTIDARLLPGSSRAEAVAACFPAGSMTGAPKISTMAILDRLEGGPRGLYSGAIGYFSLNGAMDLAVAIRTLVISTDGEGMAELTLGVGGAITTDSVPDEEYEEIRTKAFGVLSTLGAEFPRD from the coding sequence ATGATCCCCGCCCCCGTCATCATCGCCATCGACGGGCGCTCGGGCGCAGGGAAGACCACCCTCGCCGTCGAACTGGCGGCCCGGCTGCGCGCGCACCACAAGGTCTCACTGTTCCACCTCGAGGACATCTACCCCGGCTGGAACGGCCTCGCGGCCGGCGTCGAACGCTACGTCTCCACGGTCCTCACCCCACTGAGCCGCGGGGAGACGGCAACCTGGATCAGCTGGGACTGGGAGAAGCATTACGACGGCGACTCCCGGGTCACGATTCCCGCCGAGATCGTCATCGTCGAAGGAGTGGGGGCGGCATCGGCCGAAGCCCGTCCGCTCCTGAACGCGGTCATCTGGGCTGAATCACCGGACGATGTGCGCCGGACCCGGGCGCTGGACCGCGACGGCGCCACCTACGAACCCTATTGGGACCAGTGGGCAGCGCAGGAGACGGAATGGCTCGCCGGCGACGACGTCCCGCAGCACGCTGATGTCCGCGTGCACAACCTCGCGGACGGCTCCGCGGTTACCGACCTGCTGCAGCTCCTCCCCTACCTTCCGGCGCTGGCCCCGGTCCTGGCCCCCGAACTGTCCGCCCGCCGGGGCCTCCGGCTGCGGTCTGAGCGGCTGGACCGGTTTCCGGACTCCGCGCTCCTGTTCCGCTCCCTCTACGGCGGTTCGGCCAACGCCGTCTGGCTGGACTCCTCCAACGCGGAGGCGGCCGGTCTCCACCCAGGCAGCAAGGACCCCTCAGAACGGACCGCAGCCGAACGCAGCCGCTTCAGCATCATGGCGGACGACGGCGGCACCTTTGGGCAGTCGGTAACCCACCGTTCCGGCGAGAGCCTCATCAGCGCGGGCTGCGTGACAGCCCGGGTCAACGGGCCGTTCTTTCGCTGGCTGGACACCGTCTGGGGCCGCCGGGCCGTCCGGGCGCCCAAGGACTACCCGGGTCAGTTCACGCTGGGGTGGCTGGGGTGCCTGGGATACGAGCTCAAGCGCGAAACCGGGGGCGCCGACCTGCCCGCATCCACACCCGATGCGGCCCTGATTTTCGCAGGCAGGGCGGTGGTGCTGGACCATGCGGAAGGAACTGCGTGGCTCCTGGCACTGGAGGCCCCTGATGCAGGGGACTGGCTGGAGACGGCGGCGGCTGCCGTGGAAGAAGCGTGTGCTCCGCGTGAAGCCGGCGGCAGCACCGGCGTCGTACGCCCAGTGGCACCGGCATTTACCAGCCGGGACACCGGCCCGGAATACCTGAAAAAGATCGCCTCCGCCCAACACGAAATTGCCCAGGGAAACACTTACGAGGTGTGCCTGACCACCACCTTGGAGGCCCGCGTCCCGGCCAACCCGCTGGATGGCTGGGGCATCTACCTTGCGCTTCGCGGCAGGAATCCCGCGCCGTTCGCGAGCTTCCTCCGGCTGGGAAACCTCACGGTGGCAAGCACGTCTCCCGAGCGGTTCCTCAGGATAGCGTCCGACGGCGGCATGCGCGCCGAACCGATCAAGGGAACCCGCCGCCGCGCTGCTGATGAGGAAGAGGATGCCCGGCTGCGCAGCGACCTGGCCACGTCACTGAAAGACCGGGCCGAAAACATCATGATCGTCGACCTGCTGCGGAATGACCTCAGCCACTTTGCGGTTCCCGGCTCGGTGACGGTGAGCCGGCTCTGCGCTATCGAGAGCTACGCCACCGTGCACCAGATGGTCAGCACCATCGACGCCCGCCTCCTCCCCGGGTCATCCCGCGCCGAGGCAGTTGCCGCCTGTTTCCCGGCCGGCTCGATGACCGGGGCGCCCAAGATCAGCACCATGGCCATCCTGGACCGGCTGGAAGGCGGCCCGCGCGGCCTCTACTCCGGCGCTATCGGGTACTTCTCGCTGAACGGTGCCATGGATCTCGCCGTCGCCATCCGGACCCTGGTGATCAGCACGGACGGTGAAGGAATGGCGGAGCTGACGCTCGGAGTCGGCGGTGCCATCACCACTGATTCAGTGCCGGATGAGGAGTACGAGGAGATCAGGACGAAGGCTTTCGGCGTCCTCTCCACGCTGGGCGCGGAGTTTCCCCGGGACTGA